GTAACACAGAAAAGTAATACAGTCAGTTCATGTTTACTACTGACCTTGTTCTGCTATTCAAATGAATGATTATCAAAGTAATACAGTCTATTAAATCTAACTTTTGTCTGTATTGGGTACAGGTAAATAAGGGTAAATAAATAGGACTGATATCCCACATTTGTCTTGCATTTTGTATTTGCTACTGtggttcatttttacacaattattttttaactttatCCCTTAGTATTAAACAGGATATTTTGTCACCGCACTGgtgtgattggctgtcctgtattgtgcgaCATTCAAAAAGCATTCCAACCTCAATctctccttataacttcagcaagAATGAGCGGTGTTAAACTGCTGTCAGCTGACTTGGTGgatatataaattatttggtTTTAcaagacatcacaaaaatagtgaattcaaaatgggtagtTATTGCAGCTTAGTTTACACATGTGGATGGTATAGACTGGAAACTGTATAGAAGAGAATGAATAAAACAGGAACATCTGATTTTCCAGGATATAGGCCGTTCAAGAAGTGTCCTTTACATGTTCAGCGCTGAGTTCTTTCAACTTTTAATCTAAAATAATTAAGATAATAATTAAGATTAATTTTAACCATTTACAAAAGACACACACTACCTGGAGAGTGTATAGGAAAACTCTTCTCTGTGATATTACTTGTGCACAAGCTATTATCCAGAGGGCCAGATGAGCTAGTGATGGACACCTGCACGCACTGCCCATATAGATCAATCACTGCATACACCTCTGAGAAGCAATAGAatcagagacagagggaaagggagaagGAGTTTATCGGGTTCACGGGTTTTTCATATGAGCTTTAACAGCAGTGGAACCACAACATGTAGAGCTTTATAAACTGATTCCATTCACCTTTACCTGGTGGCAGGCCAGTACAGGCCACTCCCTGGTCCACTCCATTTATGTAGTAGTGCAGATCCCCTGAGGCTGTCCGCATCATTCCAATCCTGGAGCCTGTGCTCAGAGAGTCAAGATCACAGCCGTAGTTATTCCGCATGGTGTTCCCATCCTGCATGATTGCTGTGCCACTGCATATGATATGGAAGAAGGGGTGGAAAGATGGAAGGATAGGGCCATGTAAGAGGATAATGAGCAAGATAAAACAGATGTATAAGAGTGTGAGAAAAGCTGATAGAGAGATGCAAAGGTTGTACTTCAAAATTTCCATTAGCAATCACAGCACCTGGTTAGACAGATATTACCGTATATGTATCATGCactcacagcttcacagcttgtccTAATACAGCCATGATGCTGTTTTTGGAACTGGCCAGATTATTACAGAGTAAATTGAAAACCTACCTCAGCATCCAGGTGTCATAGTCAATGTCAGTCATAGTGTTGGGGAATTCCAGCTCCTCTGGCCTAATGGCAGTCACTCCTACAACACATTGTCAAAACAAACCATTCAACTGAAACATTCACCAGTTTATTCTGCCACTAAGCAGAACATGTAACACTATACAAAGTATTGACTCTGTTGTCACTGAAAACGACTCTAAGAAAACTGTCATGTATGCTCATGTTAagctttaaacattaaacaccAAAACTGGCAAAAGTCTGCTAGAGATTCATTTGTGCCCTCTCTTATTTTTCCCTCATAGTGGCCGGAAACTGTGGCCATAATTATTTAGCTATTATTATGTTTCAGAACTTGCACAATTTTAACTTCTACAGAATCAATTCTACTGATCAagtggaccaaaaaaaaaacaaaaaaacaaaaaaaaacccttaacaTTTAAGTACTAGAAACGCTCGGTACTGAAATGTAATAGGTACTGGTATGTAATTTTGGGTAATTCAATTCAAAAACTGCATTTCCCTTTCATGCTATTTTCATGAGCAGTTTAAGTCAAAAAAGAAACGATGCTGGACAGATGTGCTCCTGCTGTATTATAAGTTCAACTCACCTGCCTCTATTGAGCCTGACCAGCGATCCACCATCTTCTGAATCACAATCTCAAACAACTCTCCATCACGAAGGCACCTgtgagaatgaatgaatgaatgaatgaatgaataataaaacacacacacacacaccacacacaccacacatgttcttcttctttcggctgctccttGGTCAGATTCTAAggcagggattaagcctagtcctgaaCTACACAATATTCTGGCCAGAGATTCTACACTGAAAGAAAATACAGTGTAGGACTAGACTTAAAACAACATTATGTAACAAAGTTACCTTAAAATAACAgattcaaaatcattttgaagGTACTGACTTTTAATAGGGAGAAAGGCGGAGGCACAACAAGTAGGGGGAATACAACCTCTTGTAAGAACTGTGTAATGCTTTACAGTACCACATCACACACCAACAACTATGGCTCTTCAGCTATACTCGTTATGGCAGAGGCTGGGAATAGACTGAAGATAATGAGGTCAGAGGAAGTGAGgaaaagtaaaagagagagagtgaccgAGGCAGGGACTGGACAAGAGTAAATCTTGGActggcatttacatttatatttaatagatATAAAGATGGGAGATGGTTTCACGGCTAATGGTAATACAACAAAGATCTGACAACAAAGCGTACGTCCCGGCCAATGTTACTTATGAAAGACTGATGCAGGCTGTAACCTTATCCATGGTATCCCTGTCTCATggagttttgtagtttttccagATGCCAAAAGCCACCTAAGCTCCATCCCATTTCAGGCTAGCATGCAAAGATTGGGAAACTGAACCATTGTCCATCATTGAATAGACCACAAAGCCTAAGAGCTTTGCAAAACAAAATACCagcaacaaaacaataaaataaaaaaaaaaataaataaaatctctttacgaAAACACACCTGTTGGAGATGACGATGGCATCATTAAACTCGCTGCGACAGTTCTGCCGGAGTGCTGTGCGGCCACCATTTGTGATGACTGCATTAGTGCCATGCAGCTGATGGAAGCGCAGGTCACTGGCTGCACTGGCCCCTGTAATGGAACACGGGCTGCCAGGAGACATGGCTGTTGGTCCCTCTGAATTATCATCCGGGAGAGGAGGGAGATCAGCTGAGGTTGGGCGAGGGTGggtgagagagggtgagagggtgagagggtgagagggtgagagagagagagagagagagagagagagagagagagagagagagagagagagagagagagagagagagagagatattggtTGTGTTCAACTGTATTGTTCTATACTGCTGTTCTCTAACCCTCGGTTCCTCATGTCTACTGACGTGCTCGCtagtctgcttttttttttttttttttttaattttttaatacaATTTCCTCCATACACTCATCCATCAATTCCCCTCCATTCCacatactccctctctctcgctcacccaTGTCATCCATGATGGTTGCTTGGGCTGCCTGTCCGTATAGGTCAACTACAGCATACACACTGGGTGGTACGTTCCAGGCTGCTGGTCCCTGAGGCACTCCATTCACAAAGAAATGCAGGCTACCATCGTCCTTACGCACCACGCCCACAGTGTCTCCAGcctacagacacagacagcacATGGGTAAAGAGGTAAATACACACTGCTGAGATTTACTTCAATTTACTTCATTTTCTATATTTACAATACTGCTGCATAATTTTATCTAATGTGATTACACAGTCACTTTATCTTATCTTCAGCATTCCCCATGGGTGATGAATGATAATTatggaaatatattttattaggGATGTAACAATGCATTGTAAAATCATGATATCACAATGCAAAACTTTGACACTGTGCATTGTGGAGGTGTGACAACGCATTGTGGAGATTAgacattatattaattataccATTTGATGTAACTGCACTGGTTAAACACTAAATTTTTCAAGTAATACACTTAACTCCAGCACTTCTCCTGTCTCCCATCTCTAGTGTCATTACAAAGTTGTGTAACAACATGAACATAGTCATaagttttcttcattaaaaaaaaattgttcaaaatcttgTAAGAATCCTGAATCGCGGAATGAGTATCATGAACCAAATTTAATCAAGGGCCGAGTGTATCGTTACACCACTTTACTTAATGCTATAATTTATCAATTATCATTACATCATACCTCATAAAAGATTTACATAACTTACTGCAGCaagttttctgtttacttttatttatacttgcctcaacccaacagaTAAAAACACATCTGAGTAACATTAAATCTATAACTGACATTGAATAGTCTACTAAgtgtactttttaaaacatttttttttctttcactctctccatgCCATATTTGAGTATTGAAATAAAAAGCCTTTGGATGTTGGGGTGGAGAGGGGGTCTGTCAAGGTGTACTTTGTGTTGGATAGAGGGAGGTAACTGGGTGGGTGGAGTATAATAATGGGAAAGGGGATCATGatcataaatgtaaacaatgggAATATCCAATTGTGGCTTTACTTTGTAATTTGTACTGTTATACATTTCCAAAAtaatcattaaattaaaaaacacatCCAAGTGATATTCTGACTGCtgcaacataaaaatataattgtaaaatctaataactaataaataactgataaataacacatttaaacaaaTTCTGACCaggcaattatgtaataattgtgacaggcctatcAGTGGGGTCATACTCTGTCAAAGTACAATGTGCTCTTTCAGACTGAAAGTTTTCAGTTGGCCTGAACTAcgctgacaaaaaaaaacctgacaaGGTTTTATCTTGTGACAATCAAAATTGGAGCTACAACTTGTCACAGCCACACCCCATTCAaatcgtttttttttgttgttgttgggcCTGAGCTAACTAGCCAGCATTTTGAAACTCCCTTTAAGAAATGAATAATTGTCACTCTACATTTGCAAGCAAGCTGAAAGTCCTGTAAGTTAAAAACCTGCCAGTAAGTAAATACTTGTAAATACCAGAGAACAATACTTACTTTTAGTCGGTCCAAGTTGTGTCCATATTCATCCAGTATAGTTGTTCCATTGTGCATCACTCCATTGCCAGTCATCATCCACGTCCCTAAAGAAGAGGGTGTGAGCACAAGCaaatataaacagtcattcaagTTCACAGCTTGACGAATTTGAATTACTCAAATGCCTGGTTCCCAGAACAAAGATTAAGACCGTTCTAGGAATAATTTACACTATTTACAGTGAGAGACTCATTTCAGTCCAGGATTAGAGCGGTAATCAATATCTGGCATATCGGCCTTTAAAATGGGCAAAGAGACTTAAAATAGGTCCACATAAATTATGCCTTCATTTGTGACTGTGAACTTTAATGAGGGCTGACTAACACACTGTACCTGAGCGCAGGTTGGTCATGGTGGAAGGTAGCTGCAGGTAGGCAGGGTTATGTGTTGTCACTCCAATCTCAATGGATCCCGCCCATTTATCCACCATTTTGTCAATGCGCACCTGGAACACTTCATTGGAATGCAGTGGGCGGTTGCTTAGCACCACTCCATGATTAAAGTCATCTGTGGCACTGtgcaagaaaacaacaaaaacaactttttttttccatgaatcAAACTGTCAGTTGTAATAAGTTTTAATGAATCCTGTTTATGGTTAATGCTCAGTTATGTTAAttacaaacaatatataaaataagtcaacctaaaaaaaaaaaatctcttactGAGGTCGCAGTGCAGTCCTGCCATCACCAATGATGGCTGCCTTCTGGCCACAATTTGGATGGAAAAGCAGACGATCCGGGGCTTCTGGGTCAGGGGTCAATGAGAGGGCAGGCCGAGGTCGCCCAACGTCAGGTGACAGCGCTCTCATAATGGCATTGTTGCGACGTAAACGGTCACTATGGTTGTGATTGTGGACGATAGTGACTTTAACCGCCATTCCGTAAAGATCCACCACTCCATATACCACACCTGGGGTCTGGTTAGCAGCCACACCTGAAAATACCACACAAAGTCAGAGATTGAAGAGAATGAAATGATGCAAATATTCTACACACTCACATGTTATTACTTCTTATATCAAACACTACTGTGAGATACACAGTAACTTTTCAGAATCTCAGCATAACAAAACTATAATAATTTCTATGGCGTATCAgcacacatgttcacatatgACGTAGTAAATGACTAATTTAATTAGGCACGTCTCCATTTGTTGCTTTGCTCTTCAATCTGATCAGAATCCTTTAATATAATATCAATTATAAAATCcaatatttgtgttttcatagataatgttgctgcacaatttacaTATGAGTATGCTACGCTGTCAATCAATACTACTGCAAAATAACATCATTTTAGCATCTGCATGATATTGTGATCATACTTCATCAATTTGTCATCATTTAGTCGTAAGTTACATTCATATTGTGATCGTTAAATCACAAATTTATGTGCACAGTATTTTACAATCTTTACAGACAGCTTCAGTTTTAGACTTGAATATAACCAACTTATAGGGTCATGAATATGTTGACTATGCTGTAACATGGCACCACAGACTACTCCTTTCTTTTAACTTTGAACATGCCAACATAGTTTTTGAAACAGAAATGGCTCACATTTTACACGCCCTCATTGAGATGAAAGGTGGCTAGTTTAAACACAGAGGAAACACTGGGGCTGCAGATGTTACACGGCTTAAACTTCCTTTTTATAACATTTCAACACCACAGATATTTGAGCATTTAAAGGACTTAAACCAGATCAAGCTTATTATAGCCAATACCTGATACActaaattttttacatttttaaatgtaacacCTTTAATAGtgaaaaataagacatttttagACAGACATTTTATGACCTTACATTTTCAATACCTATACCTTATACAGATAATGATAATTGACTAAATACCATTTTGCTCACCTTGGTCTATGCCATTGATGTAGAAGTGTAACGCTCCACTGGCTTTCCTCATTAGCCCTATATGATCCCCCTCCTGAGAATGAACACATAATCCCCAGGTTagaacagcaacaaaacatgTGCTAGGGAAGAACTTTGTTGTCTATTTCCACCAggcagtgcagtacagtacagttacAAATCCATGATTACATGGAACATATGAGTGGGTGAACACAAACCACTGACTGGTCACATGCAACTGTCAAAGAACTGTATGCAGCATCAGGTGACTACCATGTGAAATTGTgaccaaaataataaacaaataaataaatacataaatcacatacatacataaacaaataaataaatacacttacTGGACAAAATCACTTTCTGTAAATCtcacaaacaacaaataaaatgtaatttagtgtttcactgttccagtgttggtactgttttttttgtttactgttaaCCCTGATCTGAGAAATCAAGTTACCACACATTCTAAAGAGCATACTATTGGAGTTAtgcaatggggaaaaaaaacacacaggtaCACGATCAGGGTACAGATAGCTCTGGGTTCACATTTATAACCGTACCATGCTGTATTGTACTGCTCGGTGgaaaaacagcattagtaaCATACAGCCACAGCAGACATTATACCTGAAGCTCATCCAGGCTGAATTCACAGTACTCCCTACGTGTCCCCTTCCCATTGGTCAAAATCCCACAGCCACTCATCATGATCGTACCTAATAGCAAACACAGATTAAGGACATGGACAAGAATAATAGCTTTTCAAGACAAATACTTCCATTGAGCCTGGTGGCGTGTTCAGAGTTTATGATCTTGTTTTCTATTGAGTCAGTTTTTATAGCTGGTTTGGTAACTTGAGTATGAAGAACAAGAAACTTAACTGGCTATAGGAATTACAATTTAACAGATGTTTAACTATTTAAGAGGCACAGAATTCATGACACAGAATTGATTGATTAATAGACAGTTATCTTGTACTTTTACAATTTTAGCTTCTTCCCAAAGGATCTGCTTGAAGACTTCCTAATATACAAGACATGGTGTAATAGATTTAAAAACTTTTATCCCTAGTGCTATCTTGGTAAATAAGTTAAAATGTGAGTCATTTTTCTTGTTGTTAGTATGTATACTCTGTCTTTAATCTAGGTGattctaaatattttttatgtatgaCAGACATGGCTGCAAGGTAATTTTCTCCTTGTAAGGAAAgagaattttacatttttctaccaTATATCACAGAAGAAGCCACTAAAACATACCAGAGCGCAAGTTGGTCATTGTGGCTGGGTAGTCCAGATTGTTAGGGTTGTGGGTTGTCACTCCAATCTCAATGGATCCTGACCATTTATCCACCAGTTTGTCAATACGAATCTATCACAAAGCATGAAGAGATTAACCCACTTGGCTCAATATTCACTGTAGTGTTTAAATAGCAATTTATGGGATAACACTGTAGCATTTTCAAAATGCTCTCTTACATCAATTGATGATTGCAGACTCACATACGCTCACCACTTTAATCACCCCtccccattaaaaaaaaacaaaaaaaaaacccacgtACCTCAAACATCTCATTATGCCTGAGTGGGCGGTTGGTCATGACCACTCCGTTATTGAACTCGTCCAGTGGCCTCCTCCTCTCAGCTGTCTTGTTGTTGTTGCTCAGTTTAATTAGAGTGCCACATTTCTCGTGGAAGAGCAGTGCGTCATTGGTGGTCATGCCGCCAGTGCCCGCTGTGCCCCCTGCACTTCCTGATGGACTGTTATTAGTGCTACCCCCACCTTCAGCACTGCCTCCATTGCCATTTTcatttcctcctcctcctctggctCCATTGTTACTTCCTGCACCTGCTCTGGAGgggtctgaacctcctccaccTGCTCCACCCAGCCCCAGATCTTCTCCACCCTCATCTTCTGAGCGGTACAGTGAGACAATGGCATTGTTGAACACATCAAATAACTGGTGCTCTGTAAGGACTTGACAGGGGAACAAAAAGAGGAATAACAAAGATTGTTTCACCCATAAGAAAATAAGAGATAAGACTGAATCTAAACTGAAACTGATTTAAGTATAAATCTTACCAGTATCCGGCTCAAAGTTGTTGGGGAACTTGTCCGGTCGGCTGTGTCCCCTTGTGACTTCAGGCACTACGGacaaaaagtgaaaacacatttcatgaatgCCAAAAAGGTGGTGATTCAACTACATCAATTTGAGAACGTTGaataaaacatgatttaaatattttcGCCAAAACAAAATTGTTACGCTATTAttaagcataaaaataaaattacaaaaaatgtattgtttgatgtattgttttcactgtttatatTCAATTACTGTGTAAAAAATTCATcaaatttcaacatttatttattaggtgcatttttaaataattcaaaatcagtcaataataaacaaattaaaacagtGTAATTTTTTATGATGCACTAGttcatttacaaaataaaaaattgtaacagtttagttcagtttatCTTGCTTTGAATAAAGGATTTATTATTTGTTCACTACCTTCCTCTGCTGACCCGTTCATCACTGTGGCTAAAGCAGGAACAGCAGGCAGCACCAGAGCCCCTGTCCGGTCCTCATGGTCCCGGCACGCCTCCGTTGTCAGAGCAGCTGGAGATGGCAATACCACCTCCTCCTCCCGTTCCTCTTCGTCTTCCTCTTGATCTTCTGTGTCTGGCGGGGGCTCACAGCTGACCACAGTGACCTGAGTACACTTCCCGTAGAGGTCCACCACTGCCCACAGGCGTGAAGGGAGGCCACTGGCGGCCGCGCCACAGTCCTGCCCGTTCACCCACAAGTGCAGCTCCCCCCTGCCGTTGCGTTGGATCCCTACACGATCACCCTCCCCCAGCTGGTCCAGGTCACGTCCGTACTCCTCTAGCACTGAGCGGCCGTCCTTTAGTACAGAACAGCCCGAGACAATCCAGGACCCGCCTTTCAGCCCCGTGGCGCTGCTGGGGAAATCGAGTGCAGCCGGGTCCAGCGCAGTCACTCCAATCTCTATGGAGCCACTCCACGAGTTCACCTGCACAAAGTAGTTAGAAGAGCTTTGAATCATACAGAACACAGAGTCATACAGAACACAGAgtcatacattttcaggaaaCTAAGTTAAAGCAGTTTCTTAAGAAGTTCACACTTTCATGTTACAATGAATTAGCCTTAAGGCTTCTGCATTCCAAAAGTTTCTTGAAAAAATTACCATGAAAATaagattcacacacacacacacacacacacacacacacacacacacacacctttttcACAACAGAACTGTACACAACACATGCATCACAGTTTTTAAATGTCACCCCCTTGTTTGTGATGCACAATTACTtgattaaatggacaaaatgTCTTTGGCGGCTAAAAAATACCCCGTaaaattgtgttttgtgtgcTAGATATCAGTTAAATGTGTGCCTGAAATAATTTACTGAGGTTTGAATAAGTCGTGGTCTGTGTGTAAAaagttacaaaaataaaataaaataaaataagcatttCCATTTAACCATATTACTAGTATCGTGACCAACATATAACATTCATTTGTGTATGTTCTGCAAACCTCAAAGACAAATACAGTGAATGACAATGTATCAagacacacagaaacataaGTTGACAAACAAAATTCACCTCATACAAAAATGAGAGACCACATCAGTGCCCCTTATCAGTGAACAATACTTCAACAGAAACATTTCTGATCTCTCCAACTCTCTCTTGTATTGCTTAAAGCAGTTTctatgtttattcatttctccTTTTTCCACTGCTTTGACCTCAATGCTGTATGTAAGTCAGTGTTACAGACTAAACAGCTGAGTGAATCTGGGTTAAGGAAGGCTGAATAGAAGGCCAAATGGAGTGTGAGAGCGAATTCCCTTAGCTGATTACATAACTGAATGCAACCTGTAGTCTTCAGCAGTCGATTTCTCATTTAAAATCAAACAGATGAAGCTTTGTACATAAAAACAAGCCAGGTACAACACTCCAAACATAATACAGCTGTATAAGACTGGACAATGAGGCAGTCACAACCTCGCTCCTCATCACATGTGATAATACCATTATGTTTCACTACAAAAAGGCCCTTCTGAAAAAGTGGAAGGGTGTTCTGGCAGTGAAAGATTGGGCCAGACTCAATCCTCACACCGCTGCTCTGCACATCATTACAGAAAGCTGGAACGACATGCAACACAGTGCTCAAAAATTCATCAGGACTCCTCTGTGTGCGTCGTTGTCGTTATAATAAGAGTAGTACAAACACACAATGACATGCTTCAGCGTAATTTTTCCCTTAATACTTGTGCTTACAGTACCTTCTACCTCTTACGTGGGATACATAACAGTGTAATAATTTCAGTAtctgactggaaaataaataaataaataaaacaaacaaaagaaggaaaacagtaTAGCAGCATAACCAATGCTCTTAAGTGTCTTCAAGTGGTGTCCCACTTGCTGTCTTTGAAAAACACTGGCAGTGATCAAAACTAAGCATGTAGATGTGAGATAGTGGGGACGGGGCAAGGGGCTTACGCAATACTCACacctattttaaattttattttacttgacAGTTTCTGAAAAACTGTGAGTTAGTGTTTATTTTcaagaaaactgaaaatcaaatagAATATCGGCCCCTGAATCGAATATCAATGCGAAGTATCAACctgaaattgtatttttacacaGCTAGTCATATGACGTATGTCGTATACTCAGTCACTGCCTTATTGCCTGGCTAAGTCTGTAAGGTGCTGTGAATTTCAGCAATGCTTATATGCTTGAAAAAGGCTTTAGGAAACCGTTCTCAATGCTATTAATGGCTCTGTTTGTAAAAATATCATATCACAttacttaaagacattttcatgatacacaaaaAGATTTTGACACACAGACATTATGCACTagtaatgccaca
This portion of the Pygocentrus nattereri isolate fPygNat1 chromosome 13, fPygNat1.pri, whole genome shotgun sequence genome encodes:
- the neurl4 gene encoding neuralized-like protein 4 isoform X5: MAAELHPRSGKLIGLSNSNRTAQRNQPVQEFNHGLVLSREPLRDRDVFTVRIDKKVNSWSGSIEIGVTALDPAALDFPSSATGLKGGSWIVSGCSVLKDGRSVLEEYGRDLDQLGEGDRVGIQRNGRGELHLWVNGQDCGAAASGLPSRLWAVVDLYGKCTQVTVVSCEPPPDTEDQEEDEEEREEEVVLPSPAALTTEACRDHEDRTGALVLPAVPALATVMNGSAEEVPEVTRGHSRPDKFPNNFEPDTVLTEHQLFDVFNNAIVSLYRSEDEGGEDLGLGGAGGGGSDPSRAGAGSNNGARGGGGNENGNGGSAEGGGSTNNSPSGSAGGTAGTGGMTTNDALLFHEKCGTLIKLSNNNKTAERRRPLDEFNNGVVMTNRPLRHNEMFEIRIDKLVDKWSGSIEIGVTTHNPNNLDYPATMTNLRSGTIMMSGCGILTNGKGTRREYCEFSLDELQEGDHIGLMRKASGALHFYINGIDQGVAANQTPGVVYGVVDLYGMAVKVTIVHNHNHSDRLRRNNAIMRALSPDVGRPRPALSLTPDPEAPDRLLFHPNCGQKAAIIGDGRTALRPHATDDFNHGVVLSNRPLHSNEVFQVRIDKMVDKWAGSIEIGVTTHNPAYLQLPSTMTNLRSGTWMMTGNGVMHNGTTILDEYGHNLDRLKAGDTVGVVRKDDGSLHFFVNGVPQGPAAWNVPPSVYAVVDLYGQAAQATIMDDMADLPPLPDDNSEGPTAMSPGSPCSITGASAASDLRFHQLHGTNAVITNGGRTALRQNCRSEFNDAIVISNRCLRDGELFEIVIQKMVDRWSGSIEAGVTAIRPEELEFPNTMTDIDYDTWMLSGTAIMQDGNTMRNNYGCDLDSLSTGSRIGMMRTASGDLHYYINGVDQGVACTGLPPEVYAVIDLYGQCVQVSITSSSGPLDNSLCTSNITEKSFPIHSPGMAGVAHRLHNKHGKNVVLLGDGCQAVRVGGYAHGIVFSAKELKTDELFEVKINEVDEQWSGSLRIGLTTLQPPDLPSCPLSGLSPSLTQLRSKVTWLLAGSEVRRNGVLQRQNYGCSLDRLTVGNRVGVKRCSDDTMHIFIDGEDMGPAATAVAKNVYAVLDLYGKVTAVSIVSSTLVEDTESVKAPSLSSDSCSEGEDDSTPCENEPTLVPMAMAFLENHGKNIQLSNQNLTAARVSSYNQGLLVTAQPLPRQQLFQFQIDRLNSSWTSSLSLGVIGHSPDRLNFPSTACCLKRSVWLLQRDSVFHNSLKICENYGPNLDTCPEGTVLGLLVDANGCLHLHVNGMDQGVAAQDIPTPCYPLIDLYGQCEQVTIVTNHVPAVGAESGDVRCQGDMEKADMVDGIKESVCWTPPPAVNPNKTCEYQALCSRFKDLLTLPDGYFNEDAKYNLCYCESCHKLRGDEAYYKRGEPPRDYALPFGWCRFALRIKPHCEVSNTFKKWHIAYHGTSVGSLRRTLDHSQLLPAESSSVFSASPVKAESHGSYGEPEENSAPEREIPCVRLSPTMRYSGLEVFAPKVQFRDPRSLRCHHAQVGFQVCVRPGSYKVGPQSLGISEPLDPRFSNTEIEWITKEKGGTLLYGLLIRVE
- the neurl4 gene encoding neuralized-like protein 4 isoform X1; the encoded protein is MAAELHPRSGKLIGLSNSNRTAQRNQPVQEFNHGLVLSREPLRDRDVFTVRIDKKVNSWSGSIEIGVTALDPAALDFPSSATGLKGGSWIVSGCSVLKDGRSVLEEYGRDLDQLGEGDRVGIQRNGRGELHLWVNGQDCGAAASGLPSRLWAVVDLYGKCTQVTVVSCEPPPDTEDQEEDEEEREEEVVLPSPAALTTEACRDHEDRTGALVLPAVPALATVMNGSAEEVPEVTRGHSRPDKFPNNFEPDTVLTEHQLFDVFNNAIVSLYRSEDEGGEDLGLGGAGGGGSDPSRAGAGSNNGARGGGGNENGNGGSAEGGGSTNNSPSGSAGGTAGTGGMTTNDALLFHEKCGTLIKLSNNNKTAERRRPLDEFNNGVVMTNRPLRHNEMFEIRIDKLVDKWSGSIEIGVTTHNPNNLDYPATMTNLRSGTIMMSGCGILTNGKGTRREYCEFSLDELQEGDHIGLMRKASGALHFYINGIDQGVAANQTPGVVYGVVDLYGMAVKVTIVHNHNHSDRLRRNNAIMRALSPDVGRPRPALSLTPDPEAPDRLLFHPNCGQKAAIIGDGRTALRPHATDDFNHGVVLSNRPLHSNEVFQVRIDKMVDKWAGSIEIGVTTHNPAYLQLPSTMTNLRSGTWMMTGNGVMHNGTTILDEYGHNLDRLKAGDTVGVVRKDDGSLHFFVNGVPQGPAAWNVPPSVYAVVDLYGQAAQATIMDDMADLPPLPDDNSEGPTAMSPGSPCSITGASAASDLRFHQLHGTNAVITNGGRTALRQNCRSEFNDAIVISNRCLRDGELFEIVIQKMVDRWSGSIEAGVTAIRPEELEFPNTMTDIDYDTWMLSGTAIMQDGNTMRNNYGCDLDSLSTGSRIGMMRTASGDLHYYINGVDQGVACTGLPPGKEVYAVIDLYGQCVQVSITSSSGPLDNSLCTSNITEKSFPIHSPGMAGVAHRLHNKHGKNVVLLGDGCQAVRVGGYAHGIVFSAKELKTDELFEVKINEVDEQWSGSLRIGLTTLQPPDLPSCPLSGLSPSLTQLRSKVTWLLAGSEVRRNGVLQRQNYGCSLDRLTVGNRVGVKRCSDDTMHIFIDGEDMGPAATAVAKNVYAVLDLYGKVTAVSIVSSTLVEDTESVKAPSLSSDSCSEGEDDSTPCENEPTLVPMAMAFLENHGKNIQLSNQNLTAARVSSYNQGLLVTAQPLPRQQLFQFQIDRLNSSWTSSLSLGVIGHSPDRLNFPSTACCLKRSVWLLQRDSVFHNSLKICENYGPNLDTCPEGTVLGLLVDANGCLHLHVNGMDQGVAAQDIPTPCYPLIDLYGQCEQVTIVTNHVPAVGAESGDVRCQGDMEKADMVDGIKESVCWTPPPAVNPNKTCEYQALCSRFKDLLTLPDGYFNEDAKYNLCYCESCHKLRGDEAYYKRGEPPRDYALPFGWCRFALRIKPHCEVSNTFKKWHIAYHGTSVGSLRRTLDHSQLLPAESSSVFSASPVKAESHGSYGEPEENSAPEREIPCVRLSPTMRYSGLEVFAPKVQFRDPRSLRCHHAQVGFQVCVRPGSYKVGPQSLGISEPLDPRFSNTEIEWITKEKGGTLLYGLLIRVE